The following are encoded in a window of Thermoanaerobacter ethanolicus JW 200 genomic DNA:
- a CDS encoding tRNA threonylcarbamoyladenosine dehydratase, with amino-acid sequence MDIFSRTELLIGKEGLLKLKNSTVAVFGIGGVGSFAVEGLVRAGVGKLVLIDGDNVCVTNINRQIHATTHTIGKPKVEVMKDRILEINPQAQVIIFKEFYSSENSDRLLSKEYDYVIDAIDRVPSKIDLIEKCISLNIPIVSSMGAGNKLDPTKFEVTDIYKTSVCPLAKIVRRELKKRGIKSLKVVYSKEEPLKNFYQSEETVTYSKSVPGSISFVPSVAGLILAAEVVKDLLKK; translated from the coding sequence GTGGACATTTTTTCACGAACAGAGCTTTTAATAGGGAAAGAAGGGCTTTTAAAACTTAAAAACAGTACTGTTGCTGTTTTTGGAATAGGAGGAGTAGGCTCTTTTGCTGTTGAAGGTTTAGTAAGAGCAGGAGTTGGTAAATTGGTTTTGATAGACGGGGACAACGTGTGTGTCACAAATATAAATAGACAGATACATGCTACTACTCATACAATAGGCAAGCCAAAGGTAGAAGTGATGAAAGATAGGATATTGGAAATAAATCCTCAAGCCCAGGTTATTATTTTTAAAGAGTTTTACTCTAGCGAAAATAGCGATAGGCTTTTGTCTAAAGAGTATGACTATGTGATTGATGCAATTGACAGAGTACCTTCTAAAATAGATTTGATAGAAAAATGCATTTCGTTAAATATTCCTATAGTAAGCAGTATGGGGGCAGGAAATAAATTAGACCCTACAAAATTTGAAGTAACGGATATATATAAGACAAGTGTATGCCCTCTGGCAAAAATAGTTAGAAGAGAACTTAAAAAAAGAGGTATTAAATCTTTAAAAGTGGTATACTCTAAAGAAGAGCCTTTAAAAAATTTCTATCAAAGCGAGGAAACTGTAACTTATTCAAAATCGGTACCCGGCAGTATTTCTTTTGTTCCCTCTGTAGCAGGCTTAATTTTAGCGGCAGAGGTAGTAAAGGATTTATTAAAAAAATAA
- a CDS encoding metal-sensitive transcriptional regulator: MYQDSKEDLLRRLRKIEGQVKGIQKMIENDAYCVDVLVQVAAVRSAINSVGKILLKSYTTSCVKGAMCTEKQDDMIDELVETFIKFMK, from the coding sequence ATGTACCAAGATAGCAAAGAGGATTTGTTGAGAAGATTAAGAAAAATTGAAGGACAAGTAAAAGGCATACAAAAAATGATTGAAAATGACGCCTATTGTGTAGATGTACTGGTACAAGTGGCTGCTGTTAGGTCTGCAATAAACAGCGTTGGCAAAATTCTTCTTAAAAGCTATACTACTAGCTGTGTAAAGGGAGCAATGTGTACTGAAAAGCAAGATGACATGATAGATGAACTAGTTGAGACATTTATAAAATTTATGAAGTGA
- a CDS encoding ornithine aminomutase subunit alpha, translating into MRREDDFETRSKHLKHMTDEELDAYFWKLAEKIVDPLIELAYYHTSPSIERSVLLRMGFSSIEAKEIVNRIEERGLLPKGAGNIVLKVAERVKKDYLTAGKSIANGEYLEVLDDIAREASKNEA; encoded by the coding sequence ATGAGACGAGAAGATGATTTTGAAACAAGAAGCAAACACTTAAAGCACATGACAGATGAAGAATTAGACGCATATTTCTGGAAATTGGCAGAAAAAATTGTAGATCCTTTGATAGAGTTGGCATATTATCACACATCTCCATCTATTGAGCGTTCTGTGCTTTTACGAATGGGTTTTTCTAGTATTGAGGCAAAGGAGATTGTAAACAGAATTGAGGAAAGAGGGCTTTTGCCAAAAGGAGCAGGAAATATTGTGTTGAAAGTTGCAGAAAGGGTTAAAAAGGATTACCTCACTGCCGGAAAATCCATAGCTAATGGAGAGTACTTGGAGGTGCTTGATGATATAGCAAGGGAGGCTAGTAAAAATGAAGCTTGA
- a CDS encoding efflux RND transporter periplasmic adaptor subunit codes for MKNSVKTFLIVLVILAIVASTVYAISIKNKNSASTVEVNAAKVEKGDIVSLFSTTGVVESKSKQEYYILSPTKVLKVYVSVGDNVKKGDKLLELETQDLSIQYQIAQKQLEMAQMQLDALKKLKEKQSQQSQVAAQIPNTSLPQQLPSGESTVQQPSTSQIQTSSLSLDDQIKLQQKQVEIAELNLKNIKQNMYKQQKYVIAEFDGTVTIVNAKDNSYFTSSQFPAIAVEDLNNLQIALDVNPYDAVNLKEGQKAYIHFADKTFEGVVSKVSPTATKVITQTGGDNVVKVYVDLLNNDGTIKPGFNVDVDIKIGEKKDTIKVPSEAIVSDKNGNEFVYVVENGIAKQKKVKTGLASDLETEIISGVNVGEKVILNPTSSIEDGTKVSVKGGKD; via the coding sequence ATGAAAAACAGTGTAAAAACGTTTTTAATAGTCTTAGTCATATTAGCAATTGTGGCTTCTACCGTTTATGCAATCTCTATAAAAAACAAAAACTCTGCTTCCACTGTAGAGGTAAATGCTGCTAAAGTTGAAAAAGGTGATATAGTTTCTTTATTCTCTACCACAGGAGTAGTAGAATCAAAGTCCAAACAAGAATATTACATATTATCTCCCACTAAAGTTTTAAAAGTCTATGTATCCGTTGGAGATAATGTAAAAAAAGGAGATAAACTTCTAGAATTAGAAACACAAGATTTATCTATACAATATCAAATTGCACAAAAACAACTGGAAATGGCGCAAATGCAACTGGATGCATTAAAAAAATTAAAAGAAAAACAGTCACAACAATCCCAAGTCGCAGCTCAAATTCCAAATACCTCTTTGCCACAACAACTCCCTTCGGGAGAAAGTACAGTACAACAACCCTCCACTTCTCAGATACAAACTTCTTCTCTTAGCCTTGACGACCAAATAAAACTCCAACAAAAACAAGTAGAAATTGCAGAATTAAATCTCAAAAATATAAAGCAAAATATGTATAAACAGCAAAAATATGTTATTGCTGAATTTGATGGGACAGTAACCATAGTAAATGCCAAAGATAATAGCTATTTTACCTCCTCTCAATTTCCTGCAATTGCAGTAGAAGACTTAAACAACTTGCAAATTGCACTTGATGTAAACCCTTATGATGCGGTAAATTTAAAAGAAGGGCAAAAAGCCTACATACATTTTGCAGATAAAACTTTTGAAGGAGTAGTCAGCAAAGTGAGTCCTACTGCAACAAAAGTAATTACTCAAACAGGAGGAGATAATGTAGTAAAAGTCTATGTGGACCTTTTAAACAATGATGGCACAATAAAGCCCGGTTTTAACGTGGATGTTGATATAAAAATTGGCGAAAAGAAAGATACAATAAAAGTTCCATCAGAAGCAATCGTAAGCGATAAAAATGGCAATGAATTTGTGTATGTAGTAGAAAATGGCATAGCTAAACAAAAGAAAGTAAAAACCGGTCTCGCTTCTGATCTAGAGACAGAAATCATAAGTGGAGTAAATGTTGGTGAAAAAGTCATACTAAACCCCACCAGTTCTATCGAAGATGGCACAAAAGTTAGCGTAAAGGGCGGGAAGGACTGA
- the ortA gene encoding 2-amino-4-oxopentanoate thiolase subunit OrtA, with the protein MAQKGDWVKIKQVILEPEERAENIPQDTKETPLTMWVKGLLLQDGEIGDTVKIKTFTGRIVEGVLIDVNPRYIHDFGNPIPELIKAGIKAREILYGGEENE; encoded by the coding sequence ATGGCTCAAAAAGGCGATTGGGTAAAAATTAAACAGGTAATTTTAGAACCAGAGGAAAGAGCTGAAAATATACCTCAAGATACAAAAGAGACTCCCTTGACAATGTGGGTTAAAGGTTTACTTTTACAAGATGGAGAGATTGGCGACACAGTCAAAATTAAGACTTTTACAGGCCGAATAGTGGAAGGAGTTTTAATAGACGTAAATCCCCGGTATATTCACGATTTTGGCAATCCAATTCCTGAGCTTATAAAAGCAGGTATAAAAGCAAGAGAGATATTGTATGGCGGTGAAGAGAATGAGTAG
- the ord gene encoding 2,4-diaminopentanoate dehydrogenase, translated as MENIKVVVWGLGAMGSGIAKMILFKKGMEIVGAIDTDPNKRGKDLNEILGTNSKPVYITSEPQDIIKKGSADIAVIATSSYVEKVFPLIKLAVENGINVITTAEEMAYPSAQHLELAKEIDRLARENGVSVLGTGINPGFVLDYLIIALTGVCVDVDSIKAARINDLSPFGKAVMEEQGVGLTPEEFEEGVKNGTVAGHIGFPESISMICDALGWKLSGIEQTREPIVSKTYRETPYARVEPGYVAGCRQIGYGKVDGEVKIELEHPQQILPQKEGVETGDYIEIKGTPNIKLSIKPEIPGGLGTIALCVNMIPHVINAEPGLVTMLDLPVPRAIMGDARDMIRRR; from the coding sequence ATGGAAAACATAAAAGTGGTTGTATGGGGACTTGGTGCAATGGGAAGTGGTATTGCTAAGATGATACTTTTTAAAAAAGGAATGGAAATAGTTGGAGCAATTGATACAGATCCAAATAAAAGAGGAAAGGATTTGAATGAAATTTTAGGGACAAATTCTAAACCTGTTTACATTACTTCTGAACCTCAAGATATTATAAAAAAAGGAAGTGCTGATATAGCGGTTATTGCTACATCCTCCTATGTAGAAAAGGTTTTCCCACTCATTAAATTGGCGGTAGAAAATGGCATCAATGTCATTACAACTGCTGAGGAGATGGCGTATCCTTCTGCACAACATCTAGAATTAGCCAAAGAAATTGACAGACTTGCAAGAGAAAATGGCGTATCTGTCTTAGGTACAGGAATAAATCCGGGATTTGTATTAGACTATTTAATCATTGCACTGACGGGAGTTTGCGTAGATGTTGATTCCATTAAAGCAGCAAGAATTAATGACTTATCTCCTTTTGGAAAAGCTGTTATGGAAGAACAAGGGGTGGGCCTCACTCCTGAGGAATTTGAAGAAGGCGTAAAAAACGGGACTGTTGCAGGGCATATAGGATTTCCTGAGTCTATTTCGATGATTTGTGATGCTTTAGGGTGGAAACTTTCAGGTATTGAGCAGACAAGAGAGCCTATAGTTTCTAAAACTTATAGAGAGACCCCTTATGCAAGAGTTGAGCCGGGTTACGTTGCTGGATGTCGCCAAATAGGGTATGGAAAGGTAGATGGAGAGGTAAAAATAGAATTGGAACATCCGCAACAGATATTACCTCAAAAAGAAGGAGTAGAGACTGGAGACTATATTGAGATTAAAGGAACTCCAAATATAAAGTTGTCTATAAAGCCTGAGATACCTGGAGGTCTAGGTACTATTGCTCTTTGTGTCAATATGATACCTCATGTCATAAACGCAGAGCCGGGTCTTGTTACAATGTTAGATTTGCCGGTACCTAGAGCTATTATGGGTGATGCAAGAGATATGATCAGGAGGAGATAA
- the aspS gene encoding aspartate--tRNA ligase, with translation MGEQLNGLKRTHMCGELTVEDVDKSVVVMGWVQRRRDHGGLVFIDLRDRTGIVQVVFSNEVSSEAFEKVQSVRSEYVLAIEGKVVKRAPENVNPKISTGEIEIYANTLKILSKSETPPFPIEDRSNVSEAIRLKYRYLDLRRPSMQQNLMTRFKITKVVRDFLNRNGFIEIETPLLIKSTPEGARDYLVPSRIYPGKFYALPQSPQIFKQLLMISGFDKYYQIAKCLRDEDLRADRQPEFTQIDIEMSFVEVEDVLKINEKMIAEIFKETLGIDVPIPFKRLSYQESMERFGTDKPDLRFGMELKDLSDIVAQSEFNVFKNALKNNGSVRGINVKGAASMPRRQLDELVEFAKTYGAKGLLWIQVFEKEVKSPATKFLSEEEMKKILERLEAEAGDLLLIVADKDEIVFDTLAHLRLELGKRFNLIDENKYEFVWIVDFPLLEYDEGEKRYVAKHHPFTAPKDEDIELLEKEPLKVRAKAYDIVLNGTEIGGGSIRIHDTELQKRMFKVLGFSEEKAWERFGFLMEAFKYGAPPHGGIAYGLDRLAMIITGSDTIRDVIAFPKTQNAVCLMTDAPSEVSEEQLKELHIKVDL, from the coding sequence ATGGGAGAACAATTAAATGGCCTTAAAAGAACTCACATGTGTGGAGAATTGACAGTTGAAGACGTAGATAAGTCAGTTGTAGTAATGGGATGGGTGCAAAGGAGAAGAGACCATGGAGGATTAGTATTTATAGATTTAAGAGATAGAACAGGCATTGTGCAGGTGGTTTTTAGCAATGAGGTTTCTTCTGAAGCCTTTGAAAAAGTGCAAAGCGTAAGAAGTGAATATGTACTGGCAATAGAGGGAAAAGTGGTAAAAAGGGCTCCGGAAAATGTAAATCCTAAAATTTCTACAGGAGAAATTGAAATATATGCTAATACTTTAAAAATTTTAAGCAAATCAGAGACTCCGCCTTTTCCAATAGAGGATAGGAGCAATGTATCAGAAGCTATAAGGTTGAAATACAGATACTTAGATTTGAGAAGGCCTTCAATGCAACAAAATTTGATGACTCGGTTTAAAATAACTAAAGTTGTCCGCGATTTTTTAAACAGAAATGGTTTTATAGAAATAGAAACTCCTCTTTTAATTAAAAGTACTCCAGAAGGGGCAAGGGACTATCTTGTACCGAGTAGAATTTATCCAGGAAAATTTTATGCTTTGCCTCAATCTCCTCAAATATTCAAACAACTTCTTATGATTTCTGGATTTGATAAGTATTACCAAATAGCCAAATGTTTAAGAGATGAGGATTTAAGAGCAGATAGGCAACCAGAGTTTACACAAATAGATATAGAAATGTCTTTTGTAGAAGTAGAAGATGTTTTGAAAATTAACGAAAAAATGATTGCAGAGATATTTAAAGAGACTTTAGGCATTGATGTACCAATTCCTTTTAAAAGATTATCTTATCAAGAATCTATGGAAAGATTTGGGACAGATAAACCAGACTTGAGGTTTGGAATGGAACTTAAGGATTTATCTGATATAGTGGCACAATCAGAATTTAATGTGTTTAAGAATGCTTTAAAAAACAACGGGTCTGTCAGAGGTATAAATGTAAAAGGTGCTGCTTCTATGCCAAGAAGACAGTTGGACGAACTGGTAGAGTTTGCAAAAACTTATGGCGCTAAAGGACTTTTGTGGATACAAGTTTTTGAAAAGGAAGTGAAATCTCCTGCTACTAAATTTTTAAGTGAAGAAGAAATGAAGAAAATACTCGAAAGACTTGAGGCAGAAGCCGGAGATTTGCTACTAATTGTGGCAGACAAAGATGAAATAGTTTTTGATACTTTAGCTCATTTGAGGCTAGAGCTTGGCAAGAGATTTAATTTAATTGATGAGAATAAATATGAGTTTGTTTGGATAGTAGATTTTCCACTTTTAGAGTACGACGAAGGAGAAAAAAGGTATGTAGCAAAGCACCATCCTTTTACTGCTCCTAAAGATGAAGATATAGAGCTACTGGAAAAGGAACCTTTAAAAGTCAGGGCAAAGGCTTATGACATAGTTTTAAATGGTACAGAGATTGGTGGAGGAAGTATAAGGATACACGATACTGAGCTTCAAAAAAGAATGTTTAAAGTTTTGGGATTTAGCGAAGAAAAAGCGTGGGAAAGATTTGGATTTTTGATGGAGGCTTTCAAATACGGTGCTCCTCCCCATGGAGGTATAGCTTATGGGTTGGATAGGCTTGCAATGATTATAACGGGAAGCGACACCATAAGGGATGTAATTGCATTTCCAAAGACTCAAAATGCAGTGTGCTTGATGACAGATGCTCCTTCTGAGGTTTCAGAAGAGCAGTTAAAGGAATTGCACATAAAGGTAGACCTATAA
- the trxA gene encoding thioredoxin: MEKHLNGGATQSEESDEVEITYDNFEEEVVNSDVPVLIDFWAEWCAPCRLVAPIIDELAKEYKGKIKVGKVNVDEENELAMQFRIMSIPTIGLFKNGKMVDKIIGARPKADFVKFIEKHLNN, translated from the coding sequence ATAGAAAAACATCTCAATGGTGGTGCTACACAATCAGAAGAATCTGACGAGGTAGAAATTACATACGATAATTTCGAAGAAGAAGTTGTAAACTCTGATGTACCAGTATTGATAGACTTTTGGGCTGAATGGTGTGCACCTTGTAGATTAGTTGCTCCCATAATAGATGAACTAGCAAAAGAGTATAAAGGAAAGATTAAAGTAGGAAAAGTTAATGTAGACGAAGAAAATGAGCTGGCAATGCAATTTAGAATAATGAGCATACCTACAATAGGACTTTTCAAAAATGGCAAGATGGTAGATAAAATAATAGGAGCAAGACCTAAAGCAGACTTTGTAAAGTTTATAGAAAAGCATTTAAACAATTAA
- a CDS encoding transposase: protein MYQLQLLLNIPELFTSQSKIDFYSSMFENLDLSSIPEFPSSSPGRKGYSHHALFRAFIVMKAERFGTISDLLDYLRNNLIIAHLCGFDISKPLPSYWTFRRFINDFSHDYLTSIFQNQVNILKNMGIISGEFISMDSTPIKANTKLNNPKSFSKNKFSKDNQPKSDKDCKLGVYSASNDSSNKRYKFYWGYKNHIIVDAISGLPIAETTTPADAPDFEAALSLLEKTNKWFNLKYVNFIADKGYDVKKLYNYVRNILHGHCFIPLNKRNSKNPPLTDDGYMVCEAGIKMLKDGKQYFDGFIKQKFVCKFCNSKDDSACPINHPKYFNGKKHRGCTKYAIISSDYRSSINRDSLYFKAVYKLRIESERYNSRFKALDFEKAYVRNINSVSNLNTFGHITLLTVAIVAIKLGKYDEFRSLVALMQSA, encoded by the coding sequence ATGTACCAGCTTCAATTGCTTTTAAATATACCTGAACTCTTTACCTCTCAGTCTAAAATTGATTTCTATTCTTCTATGTTTGAAAATCTTGACCTGTCTTCAATACCTGAATTCCCTTCCTCTAGTCCTGGCCGTAAGGGTTATTCTCACCATGCACTTTTTAGAGCTTTTATTGTCATGAAAGCTGAAAGATTCGGCACAATTTCTGACCTTTTAGATTATCTCCGCAATAATCTTATCATTGCTCATCTTTGTGGCTTCGACATTTCTAAACCTCTTCCTTCTTATTGGACTTTTCGCCGTTTTATTAATGACTTCTCTCATGATTATTTGACCTCTATTTTTCAAAATCAGGTCAATATCCTCAAAAATATGGGTATTATCTCCGGTGAGTTTATTTCCATGGATTCTACCCCTATTAAAGCTAACACTAAGTTAAATAACCCTAAGTCTTTTTCTAAAAATAAATTCTCTAAAGATAATCAGCCTAAGTCAGATAAGGATTGTAAATTAGGCGTTTATTCTGCTTCTAACGATTCTTCTAATAAACGCTATAAGTTTTATTGGGGCTATAAAAATCACATTATTGTTGATGCTATCTCTGGTTTACCCATCGCTGAAACTACTACCCCCGCTGATGCCCCTGATTTTGAAGCCGCTTTATCTTTGCTTGAGAAGACTAATAAGTGGTTTAACCTTAAGTATGTTAATTTTATTGCTGATAAAGGCTATGATGTTAAGAAACTTTATAATTATGTTAGAAATATTCTCCACGGTCATTGCTTTATTCCTCTTAACAAGCGTAATTCTAAAAATCCCCCTCTGACTGATGATGGTTATATGGTCTGTGAAGCGGGTATTAAAATGCTTAAAGATGGCAAGCAATATTTTGATGGTTTTATTAAGCAAAAATTTGTTTGCAAGTTCTGTAATTCTAAGGATGATTCTGCCTGCCCTATAAATCATCCTAAATATTTTAATGGCAAAAAGCATAGAGGCTGTACTAAGTATGCTATTATATCTTCTGATTATAGGTCCTCTATTAATAGAGACTCCCTATATTTTAAGGCCGTCTACAAATTGAGAATTGAATCAGAAAGATATAATTCCCGCTTTAAAGCTCTGGATTTTGAAAAGGCTTATGTTAGAAATATTAATTCTGTGAGCAACCTTAATACTTTTGGCCATATTACTTTGCTTACTGTCGCTATTGTAGCTATTAAATTGGGCAAATATGATGAGTTTAGATCTCTTGTTGCTTTGATGCAATCGGCCTAA
- the hisS gene encoding histidine--tRNA ligase yields MLTKAPRGTKDILPSESYKWQYIEGLIREICDVYGFKEIRTPGFEHTELFLRGVGESTDIVRKEMYTFTDKGGRSITLKAEGTSPAVRAFIEHNLYAETQPTKLYYITPVYRYERPQSGRLREHHQFGVEIFGAKSASADAEVISVAMTLLKKLGLNNLELRINSIGCPVCRKNYNKVLKDFLRDNLEYLCDDCKVRYEINPLRVLDCKVESCQRITKDAPLITDYLCDDCKSHFEELQKYLDIMGYDYIIDPRIVRGLDYYTKTAFEIISKDIGAQGTVCGGGRYDGLIEECGGPSMPGVGFGMGLERLLITLEQNGIEIPKPEGVDLFIAYVGEEAKLFTFALANKLRFNGLKVERDNMDRSLKAQMKYANKLNAKFAIVIGEEEMKENKVKLKDMRVGSEVEISIDEIEQRIKNI; encoded by the coding sequence ATGCTTACAAAAGCGCCAAGAGGGACAAAGGACATTCTCCCTTCAGAATCATATAAATGGCAATATATAGAAGGACTCATAAGGGAGATATGTGATGTTTACGGTTTTAAAGAGATAAGAACGCCTGGCTTTGAACATACTGAGTTGTTTTTAAGGGGAGTAGGGGAATCAACCGACATTGTGAGAAAAGAGATGTACACTTTTACTGATAAAGGTGGGAGAAGCATTACTTTAAAGGCTGAAGGTACTTCTCCAGCTGTAAGAGCTTTTATAGAGCACAATTTGTACGCAGAAACACAGCCTACCAAATTGTACTATATAACTCCTGTTTACAGATATGAAAGGCCTCAATCAGGAAGGTTAAGAGAACATCACCAATTTGGAGTAGAAATTTTTGGTGCTAAAAGCGCTTCTGCAGATGCAGAAGTTATAAGTGTTGCTATGACTTTATTAAAAAAATTAGGGCTTAATAATTTGGAGCTTAGAATAAACAGTATAGGATGTCCTGTTTGTAGAAAAAATTATAATAAAGTACTTAAGGATTTTTTAAGGGACAATTTGGAGTATTTGTGTGATGACTGTAAAGTCAGATATGAGATAAATCCTTTGAGGGTGTTGGATTGCAAAGTAGAAAGTTGTCAGAGGATAACCAAAGATGCCCCTCTCATTACAGATTATTTGTGTGATGATTGCAAAAGTCATTTTGAAGAGCTACAAAAGTATTTAGATATAATGGGCTATGATTATATAATTGACCCCAGAATTGTGAGAGGACTTGATTATTATACCAAAACTGCTTTTGAAATAATTTCAAAAGACATCGGAGCTCAGGGGACTGTATGCGGTGGAGGAAGGTATGATGGCCTTATAGAAGAATGCGGAGGGCCTTCTATGCCGGGAGTAGGTTTTGGAATGGGGTTAGAGAGGCTCCTTATTACATTAGAGCAAAATGGCATTGAGATTCCTAAACCTGAAGGTGTAGACTTGTTTATAGCTTATGTTGGGGAAGAAGCAAAATTATTTACTTTTGCCCTTGCTAATAAACTGCGATTTAATGGATTAAAAGTAGAAAGAGATAACATGGATAGAAGTTTAAAAGCACAAATGAAGTACGCAAATAAGCTTAATGCGAAATTTGCTATTGTAATAGGAGAAGAAGAGATGAAGGAAAACAAAGTTAAATTAAAGGATATGAGAGTTGGAAGCGAAGTAGAAATATCCATTGATGAGATAGAACAAAGGATAAAAAATATATAA
- a CDS encoding MarR family winged helix-turn-helix transcriptional regulator, whose amino-acid sequence MNKDCDSKLLYDLLRTIRQKLNNQLRANNLSEFQKDLTIGEQQVIMVLSENKNTPIYMKDIASELDISPSTLTSIVDKLVEKGLVQRDFDLEDRRKIQISLTKKGEDIYKHLVDFRMKVLQPIFEKLSPQEIETLKSILQKIKEEL is encoded by the coding sequence ATGAACAAGGATTGCGATAGTAAGCTTTTATATGATTTGTTGCGTACAATTAGACAAAAACTCAACAACCAATTGAGAGCAAACAACCTCTCTGAATTTCAAAAAGACCTCACAATTGGAGAACAACAAGTAATAATGGTTTTAAGTGAGAATAAAAATACTCCAATATACATGAAAGATATTGCCTCAGAACTAGATATTTCTCCCAGTACCCTTACAAGTATAGTAGATAAACTTGTAGAAAAAGGTTTAGTTCAAAGGGACTTTGATTTAGAAGATAGAAGAAAAATACAAATTTCTTTAACAAAAAAAGGAGAAGATATATATAAACATTTAGTAGACTTTAGAATGAAAGTTTTACAGCCAATTTTTGAAAAACTCTCTCCCCAAGAAATAGAAACATTAAAAAGCATATTGCAAAAAATTAAAGAAGAACTATAA
- the ortB gene encoding 2-amino-4-oxopentanoate thiolase subunit OrtB → MSRYKEVMARKNEIMKKSLGIDYERFESGGIAFDYERMMKETGYTLEEIIKIQREANVGDTPLIELKNLTELARKVSPTGKAARIFIKDEACNPSGSFKERRASVSIYHAKQKGYKGVIAATSGNYGAAVASQAAMIGLKCIVVQEAYDSRGIGQPEILEKGRKCETFGAEVIQLTVGPELFYVNLMLLEETGYFNASLYTPFGVAGIETLGYEIAQQVKERTGKFPDVVVATHAGGGNLTGTARGLIKAGATHTKVYGASVDLTGLHMASDKDFNRKSFTTGHTGFGIPFATWPDRADVPRNAARPLRYMDGYYLVKQGEVFYMTELLAQLEGLERGPAGNTSLAAAFSLAQQMENDQIIVVQETEYTGAGKNPTAQLTFAMQNGIKILIGNPDDEIPGQNIILPEHPSMIKAREVNLSNLKKSYIKNCVQHFGIMPKEEDIKFLAEDTKSSEEFVKEVISELQNGGLV, encoded by the coding sequence ATGAGTAGGTATAAGGAAGTAATGGCAAGGAAAAACGAAATAATGAAAAAATCTTTAGGAATAGATTATGAGAGATTTGAATCAGGTGGAATTGCTTTTGACTATGAAAGAATGATGAAGGAAACAGGCTATACATTAGAAGAGATTATTAAAATACAAAGAGAAGCAAATGTAGGGGATACTCCACTTATAGAGCTTAAAAATTTAACAGAATTAGCGAGAAAAGTTTCACCAACAGGAAAAGCTGCCAGAATTTTTATAAAAGATGAAGCTTGTAACCCTTCAGGAAGCTTTAAAGAAAGGCGGGCTAGTGTTTCTATATATCACGCAAAACAAAAGGGATATAAGGGAGTCATAGCTGCTACTAGTGGTAATTACGGAGCAGCAGTGGCTTCACAAGCTGCCATGATAGGTTTAAAATGCATTGTCGTCCAAGAAGCTTATGATAGCAGAGGCATAGGGCAGCCAGAAATATTGGAAAAAGGAAGAAAATGTGAAACATTTGGTGCAGAAGTGATACAATTAACTGTTGGACCGGAATTATTTTATGTAAACTTGATGCTATTAGAAGAGACGGGATATTTTAATGCTTCTTTGTACACTCCTTTTGGAGTTGCTGGTATTGAAACATTGGGATATGAAATAGCTCAGCAAGTAAAAGAGAGGACTGGCAAATTTCCTGATGTTGTTGTGGCCACCCATGCCGGTGGAGGCAATTTGACAGGTACTGCGAGAGGACTTATAAAAGCAGGAGCTACTCATACAAAGGTGTACGGAGCAAGTGTTGATTTGACAGGGCTTCACATGGCCTCAGATAAAGATTTTAATAGAAAGTCTTTTACGACGGGACATACAGGATTTGGAATTCCTTTTGCGACTTGGCCGGATAGAGCAGATGTGCCTCGAAATGCTGCAAGGCCTTTAAGGTACATGGATGGGTATTACCTTGTCAAGCAAGGGGAAGTCTTTTACATGACAGAGCTTTTAGCTCAATTAGAAGGTTTAGAAAGAGGACCAGCGGGAAATACCTCTTTAGCGGCAGCTTTCAGTTTGGCACAGCAAATGGAAAATGACCAGATAATAGTGGTGCAGGAGACAGAATATACAGGGGCAGGTAAAAATCCAACGGCTCAGCTTACTTTTGCTATGCAAAACGGCATAAAAATTCTAATAGGAAATCCTGATGATGAGATACCAGGACAAAATATAATTTTGCCTGAACATCCTTCTATGATAAAGGCAAGAGAAGTCAATCTTTCAAATTTGAAAAAATCCTATATTAAAAACTGTGTCCAACATTTTGGAATAATGCCTAAAGAGGAGGACATCAAGTTTTTAGCAGAAGATACTAAGTCCAGTGAAGAATTTGTGAAAGAAGTAATTTCAGAATTACAGAATGGAGGGTTAGTATGA